One region of Haloterrigena salifodinae genomic DNA includes:
- a CDS encoding PAS domain S-box protein, translated as MSTRAGGADGLFWGNIDDVVLRRYRTLVSTVDDGVYQLDPEGYFVAVNDVIVETTGYSREELVGEHVSLVLADADIERIEGAIDGQLDAEDADIATFELGVQTADGSAVPCELRLNLLLEEDEFEERSARVP; from the coding sequence ATGAGTACTCGAGCGGGCGGTGCTGACGGACTATTCTGGGGGAATATCGACGACGTCGTCTTGCGCCGATATCGGACGCTTGTCAGTACGGTCGACGACGGGGTGTATCAGCTCGATCCGGAAGGGTACTTCGTCGCGGTCAACGACGTGATCGTCGAGACGACGGGGTATTCCCGCGAGGAACTCGTCGGCGAACACGTCTCGCTCGTTCTCGCCGACGCGGATATCGAGCGCATCGAAGGCGCGATCGACGGCCAGCTCGACGCGGAAGACGCGGACATCGCCACTTTCGAACTCGGCGTCCAGACTGCCGACGGCAGTGCGGTTCCCTGTGAACTACGGCTCAACCTGCTGCTCGAGGAGGATGAGTTCGAGGAACGATCGGCGCGGGTGCCGTGA